From the Candidatus Omnitrophota bacterium genome, one window contains:
- a CDS encoding xanthine dehydrogenase family protein subunit M, whose amino-acid sequence MNKFEYVQAQSIEDAYQRLGNDYSSVKIMAGGTDLIGEMKEHIAQPQTIVSLSRLDSLIGIREESASIRIGVLTPLSEIARHPVIRDRYAALAQAAASVGSPQIRHAGTLGGNLCQRPRCWYYRDEQYSCLKKGGSICYSIAGKNKYHAVLGGGPCFIVHPSDCAPALVALGASVSIQGADGPRAMLLEDFFVLPQTNFLRENVLKSQEIVTEIEIPAMPLRSAYIKFKERDGFDWALASAAAALEIKNGICEKASLVLGGVAPAPWRAKKTEEFLQGKTIDESIARQAGELALDGAIPLSDNQEKVDIAKAIVKTAILSLKEGTTVIQSPYLY is encoded by the coding sequence ATGAACAAATTCGAATATGTACAAGCGCAATCCATCGAGGACGCCTATCAGCGTCTTGGGAACGATTACTCGTCGGTCAAAATCATGGCGGGGGGAACGGATCTGATCGGCGAAATGAAGGAACATATCGCGCAGCCGCAAACCATCGTCAGCCTCTCCCGCTTGGATTCATTAATAGGAATCCGGGAAGAAAGCGCTTCGATAAGAATTGGCGTATTGACTCCTCTCTCTGAAATCGCTCGTCATCCAGTCATTCGTGATCGGTACGCGGCGCTGGCTCAAGCGGCGGCTTCGGTTGGCTCTCCTCAAATTCGTCATGCGGGAACGTTGGGCGGAAACCTTTGCCAGCGCCCGCGCTGCTGGTACTACCGCGACGAGCAATACAGCTGCTTGAAGAAAGGCGGATCGATCTGTTATTCCATTGCGGGGAAAAATAAGTACCACGCGGTTCTTGGCGGGGGGCCGTGTTTTATCGTTCATCCCTCCGATTGCGCCCCGGCGTTGGTCGCCTTGGGCGCGAGTGTTTCTATCCAGGGCGCCGATGGGCCGAGAGCAATGCTCCTGGAAGATTTTTTCGTCCTGCCGCAAACGAATTTCCTGCGTGAAAACGTATTGAAGTCTCAGGAAATCGTAACGGAGATCGAAATTCCGGCGATGCCGTTGAGAAGCGCATACATCAAGTTCAAGGAACGCGACGGTTTCGATTGGGCGCTGGCTTCGGCGGCGGCGGCGCTCGAAATCAAAAATGGAATATGCGAGAAAGCCAGCCTGGTTTTGGGTGGAGTGGCCCCCGCGCCCTGGCGGGCGAAAAAGACGGAGGAATTTCTGCAAGGCAAAACCATCGATGAAAGCATTGCGCGGCAGGCGGGCGAACTGGCGCTCGACGGCGCAATACCGCTTTCCGACAATCAGGAGAAAGTCGATATCGCCAAGGCGATCGTCAAGACGGCGATTTTGAGTCTGAAAGAAGGTACAACCGTAATCCAGTCGCCGTATTTATATTAA
- a CDS encoding nucleoside hydrolase-like domain-containing protein — translation MNIIIKSLLAAGFFHYCFIACAADFEHGALAGDRYRTIVSTDIGGSDPDDFQSMIHFLAYSDLFDIEGILASPWGEGRKEHILQVIDRYEQDYPKLKAHSDRFPTPDYLRSISKQGAIDIAPSRGYRTPTEGSQWIAACAKKDDPRPLYILTWGLLEDVAQALHDAPEILPKLRVIFIGGPNKKWGVNAFDYVERNFPDLWIVENNSTYRGFFNGGDQSGDLGNLSFYQNHIKGHGALGNYFGHFRDGEIKMGDTPAVTYLFYGTPENPTLDSWGGRFRPVRYRPKFVFDRHTTISDQVETFSVVEFNLKGPDGGPVTDKVQFKVKINDQRFDGYYVGDGIYRFRLCPKSMGIESYEIENPHPWLNGKTGQLTVVSEGTLGRRPYEQEHRFWWTDLLDPSLKEGVHCGAKTMNQWRKDILRHWQRRLKWIQ, via the coding sequence TTGAATATTATAATCAAATCGCTCCTTGCGGCGGGATTTTTCCATTATTGCTTTATAGCTTGCGCCGCCGATTTCGAACATGGAGCGTTGGCAGGCGACCGGTATCGAACCATTGTCTCCACGGATATTGGCGGAAGCGATCCGGACGATTTTCAGTCCATGATTCACTTTTTGGCTTATTCCGATTTGTTCGATATCGAAGGAATCCTTGCCTCTCCGTGGGGAGAAGGCCGTAAAGAACATATTCTGCAAGTCATCGATCGATATGAACAAGATTATCCTAAGTTGAAAGCTCATTCCGACCGGTTTCCGACTCCGGATTACTTGCGGTCGATCTCCAAACAGGGTGCTATCGACATCGCTCCTTCCCGAGGCTATCGTACTCCGACCGAAGGCTCCCAATGGATTGCCGCCTGCGCGAAAAAAGACGATCCGCGCCCCTTGTATATCCTGACGTGGGGGCTGTTGGAAGACGTTGCGCAGGCGTTGCATGACGCGCCGGAGATTTTGCCGAAACTGCGCGTGATTTTTATCGGAGGTCCGAACAAAAAATGGGGCGTCAACGCTTTCGATTACGTGGAACGCAACTTTCCCGATTTGTGGATTGTGGAAAACAATTCGACGTATCGCGGTTTCTTTAATGGGGGCGATCAAAGCGGTGATTTAGGAAATCTATCGTTCTACCAAAACCATATCAAGGGACATGGCGCCTTGGGTAACTATTTCGGCCATTTCCGGGATGGAGAGATCAAAATGGGAGACACTCCCGCCGTAACCTATCTTTTTTATGGAACGCCGGAGAATCCCACTTTGGACAGCTGGGGAGGAAGATTCAGACCGGTTCGATATCGCCCGAAATTCGTCTTCGACCGGCATACAACCATCAGCGATCAAGTCGAAACATTTTCCGTCGTCGAATTCAATCTAAAAGGTCCCGATGGGGGACCGGTTACGGACAAGGTTCAATTCAAGGTAAAAATCAACGATCAACGGTTCGACGGTTATTACGTTGGCGATGGAATATATCGTTTTCGCCTATGCCCGAAAAGCATGGGTATAGAGTCGTACGAAATTGAAAATCCCCATCCGTGGCTGAATGGAAAAACCGGCCAATTAACCGTCGTGAGCGAAGGAACGCTCGGCCGCCGTCCTTACGAACAAGAACACCGCTTCTGGTGGACGGACCTCCTCGATCCATCTCTCAAAGAAGGAGTACACTGCGGCGCGAAAACGATGAATCAATGGCGCAAAGACATCTTGCGCCATTGGCAAAGACGTTTGAAATGGATTCAGTAA
- a CDS encoding response regulator → MKNCERAKRVLVVDDEPDFTSLLEIFLSSEGYEVVTSLNGEEALKKINEWTPDAITLDIQMPKKSGIVFYRQIKSTAKYQHIPVIIITGLTRNDKDMNTIIHSLLEPENVPVPDFYLEKPVDKETLLATVKQLFHSEP, encoded by the coding sequence ATGAAGAATTGCGAAAGAGCCAAACGAGTATTAGTCGTAGATGACGAGCCTGATTTTACGTCCTTATTGGAAATTTTTTTATCGTCCGAGGGATACGAGGTTGTTACCTCTTTGAATGGCGAGGAAGCGCTGAAGAAAATTAACGAATGGACTCCGGATGCCATCACTCTCGATATCCAAATGCCGAAGAAATCGGGCATCGTGTTTTATCGTCAAATCAAATCGACCGCAAAGTATCAACATATCCCCGTCATTATAATTACGGGATTGACGAGGAATGACAAAGATATGAATACGATTATCCATTCTCTTTTAGAACCGGAAAATGTTCCCGTTCCGGATTTTTATCTTGAAAAACCAGTCGATAAAGAAACGCTTTTAGCGACTGTTAAACAATTGTTTCATTCGGAACCATAA
- a CDS encoding HAMP domain-containing sensor histidine kinase, whose amino-acid sequence MSNPVYRILPGRRIYSAAWSAGSGFLLGYFFLHPISMVIFHFLDPVYAHTPYAHSLPHIWSPLLHSFQPEMIPMGLLFALVGSSIMMTTGYFRNIIENQRDDLTIELDKNERYRLQLEQQTEVLKKQNRILVELEEENRRATQFLVHDLKTNINCIIGFTELSLEKISNPSNIRDTLLEILARIHRQAKYIAETINNLLGLTRLRKSQSIQKSFHSIQSLFDRVLKDFPLPNQKERIHIGEEHKKLSTVYCDFHLIGRTISNLASNAFKHNSPETHIQIDAYNSPDNASIIFTCQDNGKGIPSDILPSLYHEYHYGHTASDSESTGLGLAFCKLSVEAHGGRIWCESQENVGAKFYFSIPKEKE is encoded by the coding sequence ATGTCAAATCCCGTTTATCGGATTCTACCCGGAAGACGCATCTATTCCGCCGCCTGGAGTGCAGGGAGCGGTTTTTTGCTGGGATATTTTTTCCTTCATCCGATTTCCATGGTCATTTTTCATTTTTTGGATCCAGTCTATGCCCATACTCCTTATGCTCATTCTCTTCCCCATATCTGGAGTCCGCTTTTACATTCGTTTCAACCGGAAATGATTCCCATGGGATTATTATTCGCCCTTGTTGGATCGTCGATAATGATGACGACAGGTTACTTCAGAAATATTATAGAAAATCAAAGAGACGATTTAACTATAGAATTGGACAAAAATGAAAGATATCGTCTTCAATTGGAACAACAGACGGAAGTATTGAAAAAGCAAAACCGGATCTTGGTGGAATTGGAAGAGGAAAACCGGCGCGCAACCCAGTTTTTAGTCCACGATTTAAAGACCAATATAAATTGCATCATTGGCTTTACGGAATTGTCTCTTGAAAAGATATCCAATCCCTCAAATATCCGCGACACTCTTCTGGAAATACTGGCGCGCATTCATCGTCAAGCGAAATATATCGCCGAAACCATCAACAATTTATTGGGATTGACGCGCTTGCGAAAAAGCCAATCGATTCAAAAGTCATTCCATTCCATTCAGTCCCTCTTCGATCGCGTATTGAAAGATTTTCCTTTGCCCAATCAGAAAGAGAGAATTCATATCGGAGAAGAGCATAAAAAATTATCAACCGTATATTGCGACTTTCATTTAATTGGCAGAACGATTTCCAACTTGGCGTCCAATGCGTTTAAACACAATTCTCCAGAAACGCATATCCAAATCGATGCGTACAACTCGCCTGATAACGCTAGCATTATTTTTACCTGTCAGGACAACGGCAAGGGAATACCTTCCGATATCCTGCCGTCGCTTTATCATGAATATCATTACGGCCATACCGCTTCCGACTCCGAATCGACCGGACTGGGATTGGCCTTTTGTAAATTGTCGGTCGAGGCGCATGGCGGCCGCATTTGGTGCGAAAGCCAAGAAAATGTTGGCGCAAAATTCTATTTTTCCATCCCTAAGGAGAAGGAGTAA
- a CDS encoding CusA/CzcA family heavy metal efflux RND transporter — translation MIKQVIEFSAHNRYLVLLGGVAVCALAFFILSEIRLDALPDLSDTQVIIYSKWDRSPDIIEDQVTYPIITALLGAPKVKAIRGFSDFGFSYVYVIFQDGTDIYWARSRVLEYLSKIVSRLPEGTQTELGPDATGVGWVYQYALVDSTNSHSLDELRSFQDWTLRYALQSVPGVAEVASIGGFVKQYQITVDPNRLAAYQIPLDEVVKAVRASNNEVGGRLLEYAGTEFMVRGRGYAHSTSDFEQIVLKTGENGIPVLLKDVAQVQIGPEMRRGISDLDGLGDHVGGIVVMRHGENALNVIQRVKQKLKDIEPSLPRGVNIATTYDRSDLITRAIETLKHELTMEMIIVSIVIVIFLWHIPSAIVPIITIPISVLLSFIPLYFMGVTVNIMSLAGIAISIGVLVDGAIVEVENAYNKIHRWLSEGRKGDFHAVRLEALKEVGPSVFFSLLVIAVAFFPIFALVEQEGRLFKPLAISKNLAMFIAALLAVTIDPALRMMFARIDPFTFRPRWLAWIFTRIFVGTYYSEERHPISRALHFVYEPACRLVLRFPKITILIALSMVAVSLPVYFQLGSEFMPPLNEGVILYMPTTLPGISITQAQELLVTQDRILRRFPEVESVFGKAGRADTSTDPAPFSMMETTVVLKPEDQWRRQEQWYSRSAPEWVKPFLRRIWPEHITWEGLIDEMDRALRIPGTTNAWTMPIKGRIDMLTTGVRTPIGIKIFGDNLKEIENIGSQLEMILREISGTRSVYAERVAGGYFVDFIPRRDQLARYGLTIDEVQMMIVSAIGGENITTTIEGRERYPVNLRYPKELRDDIDRLKRVLVPTKSGAQIPLAQLTDIQLVSGPAMLRDENGFLAGYVYVDIAGRDIGGYVEEAKRIVREKLPLPAGYVLQWSGQYENMLRVREHLKIVVPVTLALIFVLLYANTKSAFKAIVVMLAVPFSAIGAIWIFYVLDYNVSIAAWVGVIALLGLDAETGVFMLLYLDLALDEARREGRLRNAADLNEALIHGAVKRVRPKLMTVLAAFMGLLPIMWSMSAGADVMKRIAAPMIGGLATSFLLELLVYPAIYKVWKKREL, via the coding sequence ATGATTAAGCAAGTTATCGAATTTTCGGCCCATAACCGCTATTTAGTATTGTTGGGTGGTGTGGCGGTTTGCGCGCTGGCGTTTTTTATCCTCTCTGAAATCCGTTTGGACGCGCTGCCGGATTTATCCGATACGCAAGTCATTATTTATTCCAAATGGGATCGTTCGCCGGATATTATCGAAGATCAGGTTACCTATCCCATCATTACAGCCTTGTTGGGAGCGCCGAAAGTCAAAGCCATTCGCGGCTTTTCCGACTTCGGCTTCTCTTATGTTTACGTGATTTTTCAAGATGGAACGGATATCTACTGGGCGCGGTCGCGGGTATTGGAATATCTTAGCAAAATCGTTTCGCGCCTGCCCGAAGGAACGCAGACGGAACTAGGGCCGGACGCTACCGGCGTAGGTTGGGTTTATCAATACGCTTTAGTGGATTCGACGAATTCCCATTCGTTGGACGAACTGCGTTCGTTTCAGGATTGGACGCTTCGCTACGCCTTGCAATCGGTTCCCGGCGTAGCGGAAGTCGCCTCCATCGGCGGCTTCGTGAAACAGTATCAGATCACAGTCGACCCCAACCGGCTCGCCGCCTACCAGATTCCGTTGGATGAAGTTGTGAAAGCGGTACGAGCCTCCAACAACGAAGTCGGCGGGCGGCTTTTGGAATACGCGGGAACGGAGTTTATGGTGCGAGGGCGAGGCTACGCCCATTCAACGAGCGATTTCGAACAGATCGTTTTGAAAACCGGAGAGAATGGAATTCCCGTTTTATTGAAAGACGTCGCTCAAGTCCAAATCGGCCCGGAAATGCGCCGGGGCATTTCGGATTTGGATGGACTTGGCGATCATGTCGGCGGCATCGTCGTCATGCGGCACGGCGAAAATGCGTTGAACGTCATTCAACGCGTCAAGCAAAAATTGAAAGATATCGAACCCTCCTTGCCGAGAGGAGTAAACATCGCCACAACTTACGATCGTTCCGACCTGATTACTCGCGCGATCGAAACGTTGAAGCACGAATTAACCATGGAAATGATTATCGTATCGATCGTGATCGTTATTTTTCTATGGCACATTCCATCCGCCATTGTTCCTATTATCACTATTCCCATTTCCGTGTTGTTATCTTTCATTCCGCTTTATTTTATGGGCGTTACGGTCAATATCATGTCGCTGGCGGGAATCGCCATATCCATCGGCGTTCTCGTGGACGGCGCAATCGTGGAGGTGGAAAACGCCTACAACAAAATCCACCGTTGGCTTTCCGAAGGCCGTAAAGGCGATTTCCACGCCGTCCGTTTGGAAGCGCTGAAAGAGGTCGGCCCCTCGGTCTTCTTCTCGTTGCTGGTCATCGCCGTCGCCTTTTTCCCCATTTTCGCTTTGGTTGAGCAGGAGGGGCGTCTCTTCAAGCCGCTGGCGATATCCAAAAACCTGGCCATGTTTATCGCCGCGCTTCTTGCGGTAACCATCGACCCGGCGTTGCGCATGATGTTCGCGCGCATCGATCCCTTCACTTTTCGCCCGCGCTGGCTGGCATGGATATTCACCCGCATTTTCGTGGGAACCTATTATTCGGAAGAACGTCATCCGATCAGCCGGGCGTTGCATTTCGTCTATGAACCGGCGTGCCGCCTCGTGCTCCGTTTTCCCAAAATAACCATTTTAATAGCCTTATCTATGGTGGCTGTCAGTCTTCCCGTCTATTTTCAACTTGGCTCCGAATTTATGCCGCCGCTGAACGAAGGCGTAATCTTGTATATGCCAACGACTCTGCCCGGAATTTCCATTACTCAGGCGCAAGAATTGTTGGTAACGCAGGATCGCATTCTTCGCCGCTTTCCCGAAGTTGAAAGCGTATTCGGCAAAGCGGGGCGCGCCGATACGTCGACCGATCCCGCTCCCTTCTCCATGATGGAAACCACGGTAGTCCTCAAGCCGGAAGATCAATGGCGGCGCCAAGAACAATGGTATTCGCGTTCGGCGCCGGAATGGGTAAAGCCTTTCCTGCGCCGGATTTGGCCCGAACATATAACCTGGGAAGGCTTGATTGACGAAATGGATCGGGCGTTGCGCATTCCGGGCACGACGAACGCCTGGACGATGCCCATCAAAGGGCGAATCGATATGCTCACCACCGGCGTTCGCACGCCCATCGGCATAAAAATTTTTGGCGATAATTTAAAGGAAATCGAGAATATCGGCAGTCAACTGGAAATGATCCTGCGCGAGATATCCGGAACTCGCAGCGTTTACGCGGAGCGCGTCGCGGGCGGCTATTTCGTCGATTTCATTCCCCGGCGGGATCAATTGGCCCGCTACGGCCTGACGATCGATGAGGTGCAAATGATGATCGTCAGCGCCATCGGCGGAGAAAATATTACTACGACCATCGAAGGCCGCGAACGCTATCCCGTCAATTTGCGCTACCCCAAAGAACTGCGGGACGACATCGACCGTTTGAAGCGGGTATTGGTTCCAACGAAGAGCGGCGCGCAAATTCCGCTGGCGCAACTTACGGATATTCAACTGGTTTCCGGTCCGGCCATGCTGCGGGATGAAAATGGTTTTCTGGCGGGATACGTTTACGTGGATATCGCCGGCCGCGATATTGGGGGATATGTGGAAGAAGCCAAACGAATCGTGCGGGAAAAACTGCCTTTACCCGCCGGTTACGTCCTTCAATGGAGCGGCCAGTACGAGAACATGCTGCGCGTGCGCGAGCATTTGAAGATCGTAGTTCCGGTTACGCTCGCCCTGATTTTCGTTTTGCTCTACGCCAATACCAAATCCGCTTTTAAAGCCATCGTCGTCATGCTGGCCGTGCCCTTTTCCGCCATTGGAGCGATATGGATTTTTTATGTATTGGATTACAACGTTTCCATTGCGGCGTGGGTGGGCGTTATCGCCTTATTGGGTTTGGACGCCGAGACGGGAGTCTTCATGCTCCTCTATCTCGACCTGGCGTTGGATGAAGCGCGCCGGGAAGGGCGCCTGCGGAACGCCGCCGACTTAAACGAAGCGCTGATTCACGGCGCCGTCAAGCGCGTTCGTCCGAAACTGATGACGGTATTGGCGGCGTTTATGGGATTATTGCCAATCATGTGGTCGATGTCCGCCGGAGCCGACGTCATGAAGCGCATCGCCGCTCCCATGATCGGAGGATTAGCGACTTCTTTCCTTCTCGAACTTTTAGTTTATCCTGCGATTTATAAAGTATGGAAAAAACGCGAGCTGTAA
- a CDS encoding efflux RND transporter periplasmic adaptor subunit, with translation MKARTDKIVFGLIPAMIIASLLFLAACQKTKDEAAKYHCPMHPTYISDRPGDCPICGMRLVPIEEKTPIPTAYKYQCPMHPEVKSNNPDDRCPKCGMKLEPIPTAAPGAPAPTPSPSSEQNHSHESPMEGMKEPSAEPTAAPVSPPPNQSGEAAQHEILFYRNPMDPTITSPVPAKDSMGMDYVPVYADEMRLPASGIEGLAPVILNEESALLSGVQVAEATRETITYDVRTVGSVKADETRIRHVHTKIMGYIEKLFVNFTGQTVQAGRPILTIYSPELLASQQEYLRALEFSKRFQQSSIPEVRRGGQDLVEAARQRLLLFDTPPNFLNEIEKTGKSQRSVVMNAPVSGFVTSKNAYEGHQVEPGMELFSITDLSRVWIEADFYEFEARSIKIGQKASVLFPYDPTMRLEGTVSYIYPYLNPESRTLKVRFDFPNANLSLKPSMYADITLEAQAGDGVIVPDSAVMDTGLRQIVFVKQTNETLTPREVKVGVKSGGKAQILSGLQEGEKVVVKANFLIDSESRLRAALSGMK, from the coding sequence ATGAAGGCGCGAACCGATAAAATCGTTTTTGGGCTCATTCCTGCCATGATAATCGCCTCTCTTCTGTTTTTGGCGGCGTGCCAAAAAACCAAAGACGAAGCGGCGAAATATCATTGCCCCATGCATCCTACCTATATCTCCGACCGTCCAGGAGACTGCCCTATCTGCGGTATGAGACTTGTTCCTATCGAAGAAAAAACTCCTATCCCAACGGCGTATAAATATCAGTGCCCTATGCATCCGGAAGTGAAATCAAACAATCCCGACGACCGATGTCCCAAATGCGGCATGAAGTTGGAACCCATTCCCACAGCCGCACCCGGCGCTCCGGCGCCGACGCCATCGCCTTCGTCCGAACAGAATCATTCCCACGAATCGCCAATGGAGGGTATGAAAGAACCGTCCGCCGAACCAACGGCGGCGCCGGTTTCCCCTCCTCCAAACCAATCCGGCGAGGCGGCCCAGCATGAAATCTTGTTCTATCGAAATCCCATGGATCCGACGATCACCTCGCCGGTTCCCGCGAAAGATTCGATGGGCATGGATTATGTCCCCGTCTACGCCGATGAAATGCGGCTTCCCGCTTCGGGAATCGAAGGATTGGCCCCCGTTATCTTGAACGAGGAGAGCGCCCTCTTATCGGGAGTTCAAGTCGCGGAAGCCACGCGGGAAACAATAACGTACGATGTCCGCACGGTCGGCTCCGTAAAAGCGGATGAAACCCGCATCCGCCATGTTCATACGAAAATCATGGGGTATATCGAGAAACTCTTCGTGAATTTTACGGGGCAAACAGTGCAGGCGGGACGTCCGATTTTGACCATCTATTCGCCGGAACTGCTCGCCAGCCAACAAGAATACTTGCGCGCCTTGGAGTTTTCCAAACGCTTCCAACAATCTTCCATTCCCGAAGTGCGCCGAGGCGGGCAAGACCTCGTGGAGGCCGCCCGGCAGCGGCTGTTGTTGTTCGATACGCCTCCGAACTTTCTGAATGAAATCGAAAAAACCGGCAAGTCCCAACGCTCCGTCGTGATGAACGCACCGGTTTCCGGATTTGTTACCTCGAAAAATGCTTACGAAGGCCATCAAGTCGAACCGGGCATGGAGTTGTTTTCCATTACCGATCTATCGCGAGTGTGGATTGAAGCCGACTTTTACGAATTCGAGGCGCGTTCGATCAAGATCGGACAAAAGGCATCCGTTTTATTTCCCTACGATCCCACAATGAGGTTGGAAGGGACTGTATCTTATATCTATCCCTACTTGAATCCGGAAAGCCGGACATTGAAAGTGCGCTTCGATTTTCCCAACGCCAATCTGTCTTTGAAACCTTCGATGTACGCCGATATCACGCTGGAAGCGCAAGCTGGAGACGGCGTCATTGTCCCTGATTCCGCCGTGATGGATACTGGCTTGCGCCAGATCGTCTTCGTAAAACAAACCAACGAAACGTTGACGCCCCGCGAGGTGAAAGTAGGCGTTAAAAGCGGGGGCAAAGCGCAAATCCTTTCCGGCTTGCAGGAGGGCGAAAAAGTGGTTGTCAAAGCCAATTTCCTAATCGATTCCGAATCCCGTCTCCGCGCCGCCCTAAGCGGAATGAAATAG
- a CDS encoding TolC family protein, producing MIQCLRIRFSWLMAFFMMGAFAWPQTDHGNIAPTSESPSSAHHPTIADPTPPLEDFIREALANNPDLAALQQRILAARERISPEGALPDPMVEFMVQDIGFPDYTIGDEEMSMAGVQIKQGLLYPGKLKSRKAAAEAEARIPVAQWLDAKNNLILQMRVAYAQLYALDYEQKSLAMGKELLEMLSATVASRYSAGTAEQEAVIKIQLQLSRIKEREIDLAAERKTVSAYINRLRDRRDDPMLPEIAILPEPPVAAFDSPDIALKSAPNIHIRQAELEAAKRKLEVARSELNPNFTVGIGAFSRGGFDEVVTFQVDVEFPLWKKWKQSPSLRAAERDLQQAEWELRGAEAMIRSEIVRLRAEWNKSQEQILLYREGILLQTSAALDAARASYLTGGGDFSTVVEDFNMWLDARMELARREAERFKTWAELDALLSQSQENGESNS from the coding sequence ATGATTCAATGCTTACGGATTCGTTTTTCCTGGCTTATGGCGTTTTTCATGATGGGAGCATTCGCCTGGCCGCAAACCGATCATGGAAATATTGCGCCGACCAGCGAATCGCCGTCTTCAGCCCATCATCCAACCATCGCCGACCCAACGCCGCCGCTCGAAGATTTCATCCGCGAAGCATTGGCGAACAATCCCGATTTGGCGGCATTGCAACAACGCATTTTGGCCGCCCGGGAACGGATTTCGCCAGAAGGCGCCTTGCCTGATCCTATGGTGGAATTCATGGTTCAAGATATCGGATTCCCGGACTACACGATCGGCGACGAGGAAATGTCGATGGCGGGAGTTCAAATCAAGCAGGGTTTGTTGTATCCGGGCAAACTGAAAAGCCGCAAAGCGGCCGCCGAAGCGGAAGCGCGCATCCCCGTGGCGCAATGGCTGGACGCGAAAAACAACCTGATTCTGCAAATGCGCGTCGCCTATGCGCAACTCTACGCCCTTGATTACGAACAAAAATCGTTGGCAATGGGAAAAGAATTACTGGAGATGCTTTCCGCCACCGTCGCTTCGCGCTATAGCGCGGGAACGGCGGAACAGGAAGCGGTCATTAAAATCCAGTTGCAGCTTTCCCGGATCAAAGAAAGAGAAATCGATCTGGCGGCGGAGCGTAAGACTGTGTCCGCATACATCAATCGCTTGCGCGACCGGCGCGACGATCCCATGCTTCCGGAAATCGCAATCCTGCCCGAGCCGCCAGTCGCGGCTTTCGATTCCCCCGATATTGCGTTGAAGAGCGCCCCGAATATCCACATCAGACAGGCGGAACTAGAAGCCGCGAAACGCAAACTCGAAGTGGCTCGTTCGGAATTGAATCCCAATTTCACGGTAGGAATCGGCGCTTTTTCCCGCGGCGGCTTCGATGAAGTTGTTACATTCCAGGTGGATGTCGAATTTCCGCTTTGGAAAAAATGGAAGCAATCGCCCTCCTTGCGCGCCGCCGAACGCGATCTGCAGCAAGCGGAATGGGAACTGCGCGGCGCCGAAGCCATGATCCGCTCCGAAATCGTCCGCCTCCGGGCGGAGTGGAACAAGTCGCAAGAACAAATTTTACTTTACCGCGAAGGCATCTTGCTGCAGACCAGCGCCGCTTTGGACGCCGCCCGCGCTTCCTATCTCACCGGCGGCGGCGATTTCTCTACGGTCGTCGAGGATTTCAATATGTGGCTTGACGCCCGCATGGAACTGGCGCGGCGGGAAGCGGAACGCTTCAAAACCTGGGCGGAACTCGACGCCTTGCTTAGCCAATCGCAGGAAAATGGAGAATCCAACTCATGA